In a single window of the Thunnus thynnus chromosome 9, fThuThy2.1, whole genome shotgun sequence genome:
- the f9a gene encoding coagulation factor IXa, which produces MAECVTVGISQRCRMAPVFLFCLNLLLSHFQLGIGGPVFLSGKAADRVLRRHKRHNTCLFEELLEGNLERECLEEVCDLEEARETFEDDEKTMEFWAGYVDGNQCQSNPCLNQGTCKDQLGTYTCACMSGFTGRDCEIIVAKRCDVNNGNCMHFCDSMGTFGAKCSCATGYKLAEDGINCEPEVEFPCGQTALTTFGAISTRVILANESASLNDTDSLTNITTTTSPPSTPASTTTSPPATNYPLENRPRKKLPLWMDSDDESPYKRIVGGEVVIPGEIPWQVALVSLPSGHLFCGGTILSEQWVITAAHCLVESHGSFFIKVGEHNIYTTEESERDYEVLEQHIHPRYNASISLYNHDIALLYLKSPIAFSKTVRPICIGPRAFTESLMKNFSPGTVSGWGRTRYLGATSNMLQKVEVPYTDRTECKRSSSARITPFMFCAGYYNVAKDACQGDSGGPHTNSIHDTWFLTGIVSWGEECAKDGKYGVYTRVSLYYPWIRHVMGITKHRLAFDVDDPDL; this is translated from the exons ATGGCCGAGTGTGTGACCGTCGGGATATCACAGCGCTGTCGAATGGCACCagtctttttgttttgcctAAATTTGCTGCTTTCACACTTTCAGCTGGGTATTGGAG GCCCAGTGTTTCTGTCTGGTAAAGCAGCCGACCGTGTTCTACGGAGACACAAACGCCACAACACATGTTTGTTTGAGGAGCTGCTGGAAGGCAACTTGGAGAGAGAGTGTCTGGAGGAAGTATGTGACCTGGAGGAGGCCAGGGAGACCTTTGAGGATGATGAAAAGACA ATGGAGTTCTGGGCAGGATATGTAG ATGGCAACCAGTGTCAATCGAACCCATGTCTGAACCAGGGTACATGTAAAGACCAACTTGGCACCTACACCTGCGCATGCATGTCTGGCTTCACTGGCAGGGACTGTGAGATTA TTGTAGCAAAAAGATGTGATGTGAACAATGGAAACTGTATGCACTTCTGCGATTCAATGGGAACATTTGGAGCAAAATGCTCTTGTGCAACAGGATACAAGCTGGCGGAGGATGGGATCAACTGTGAACCAGAAG TTGAATTCCCTTGTGGCCAAACTGCGTTGACAACATTTGGTGCAATATCTACAAGGGTTATCCTCGCCAATGAGAGTGCAAGCCTGAACGACACAGATTCACTGACCAACATCACCACCACTACATCCCCTCCTTCAACTCCAGCCAGTACCACAACGTCTCCTCCGGCCACAAATTACCCTCTCGAAAACCGACCCAGAAAGAAACTGCCCCTGTGGATGGACAGTGACGATGAGAGTCCATATAAACGCATTGTAGGCGGTGAAGTAGTTATCCCAGGAGAGATCCCCTGGCAG GTGGCCTTGGTATCGCttcccagtggtcacttgtTCTGTGGGGGCACCATTCTCAGCGAACAATGGGTTATCACTGCTGCTCATTGCTTGGTGGAGTCACATGGCTCCTTCTTCATCAAAGTGG GGGAGCATAACATCTACACCACAGAGGAATCAGAGAGGGATTATGAAGTGTTGGAACAGCACATTCACCCACGCTACAACGCCAGCATAAGCTTGTACAACCATGATATTGCCCTGCTGTACCTCAAAAGCCCTATCGCCTTCTCCAAAACAGTGCGGCCCATCTGCATAGGACCAAGGGCCTTCACTGAATCTCTAATGAAGAACTTCTCCCCAGGGACAGTCAGCGGCTGGGGCCGAACACGCTATCTTGGAGCCACGTCTAACATGTTGCAGAAGGTTGAGGTTCCCTACACAGATCGGACAGAGTGTAAGCGCAGCAGTAGTGCCAGGATCACTCCCTTCATGTTTTGTGCAGGGTACTATAATGTGGCCAAAGATGCCTGCCAGGGGGACAGCGGAGGTCCTCACACAAACAGTATTCATGACACATGGTTTCTGACGGGCATTGTGAGCTGGGGGGAGGAATGTGCAAAGGATGGGAAATATGGTGTATACACCCGAGTGTCCCTTTACTACCCCTGGATACGCCACGTCATGGGAATAACTAAACACAGGCTGGCATTTGATGTGGATGACCCTGATCTTTGA